The DNA region ttaaataaaagtgTGAGTCACTGCATTACGGTTTATTTGATGGATGGAATTTTTTAGTAGTAAGCTCGAGGTAAAGATATCACATTCACATATCGGTTATTAATAcgaaaggagttgaagaaacCGTTCTTTTTATGGTGGGCCCAACCACTCGGCAGGTTAATTTTCCACTTGTTTTTAGCCAGATCAGCCAAACATGCTGACGTGGAGTGGCATTATCTCCAAACCAAAACCATTGAATTGGATTGGGTTGAATGCTGCATTGTTTTATTCCTCCGAACGATGTCCCTATCCTTTTAGtcaaaacctttttttttaatttcttaacttaatattctaattatatatacctTACAAAAACTCATTTAATCTCCTCTGCCAAATATACTTTAAAAAATGCGTTGTTTTGATTTACATAATATCCATATTAACCGTTGAAGATTTTGAGCCTGATCATATAGTATTATTACCATTGCGATATTCTTCATAATGAATGAATTTGTATTTACATGCATTAGAATTAAGTCATTCCGTCTATATTTTCATGACACACTTCGTTGATTGTCGGTTGCATATTCAGTAAATTTATTCCGTTAAAGGTTCATGATGTTCCTCGCACTTTCGGCTTCCCAACTAAGGTAAGGTTGGAATTATGTGCATATAAAAAAACATGGTGGTCAATGGTGTATATATTGGACATGTAAGATACTTTATGCTCAACTTTTAACCCTGGTATAAAGATAAACGAAAATGAAATTCATAAAacccagaaaaagaaattttttaggGGAAAAATGTATCTAGGAATTGAAGCATTCCGcatcaaaattttcatcacAAGCTTGATTGATTGCCATTGCATATGTAAGAAATTTATTCCGTTAAATATTTGTGACTTATATTTACATCGCACTTTCGGCTTACTAATTAAAGTACGGTTGAAATTATCAGCATTAagaaacggaaaaaaaaaatcgtagAGTGGTCAATGATGAATATATTGGATATATAAGATGCTTATACATACAACTTCTACCCctaatagagaaaaaaaaataaaaaatgaaaaatcctACAACtctagagttttttttttcacagtTAAAAGTAATATCTAAGAATTAAAACATTCCGTCCGCATTTTCTTCAAACGTTTCATTGTTTCCAATTGCATATATAGGAGATTTACTCCATTAGAGGTTCATGAACTACTCACCGCCCACTTTTGGCTTAACAAGGCAAGGATGAAAATATGATATGAGCATATAAAGAAACATTATGGTAACCGATGAATATATTGGGTGTCTAAGATACTTTTTATATACAAGTTCTACATCCCTAATAAAggtaaatataatgaaattctAAATCGCTTCAAAACCTTAAAACCCTATTTCGTGGTCAAATGTCAAATTCAAGAATTAAAGCATTTCATCTACATTTTCTTCACGCACTTTGTTAATTTCCAATTGCATATAGAAATGTATTCCATCTAGAGGTTCATGAATTGTTCATCGCGTTTTAGGCTTCCTAACTAAGGCAAGGTCGAAATTAGAAGCGTGTAAAGAATCAAACTGGTCAATTTTGAATACATTGGGCATATAAGActactttatatatatgcaacttCTAACTCCAATAAAGTAAACGAGAAAATACACATtaatcagaaaagaaaataacgtaaatgcagaaaagtaaatcttTTTCATAGTCAAAAGCTAGCGCCATTGAGACATTGCAACACTTTGACATGAGAATGGATGGACAGAAACGATTTAACATCAatagacaatatatatatatatatatatatatatatctttcgCAAAGATCCAAAACAGAAATTGCAAAATAGATAGTTAAAATTGATGTTTTACCATTATATATGTGTTAAGCCACTGAATAGATTATGGTTAAGTCATTTTCAAGATTAGCTAGGATTAGGAAATAGAACAGATGacgatattttttatttttttttggtttgtaattttctattttccagGTTCAATAATGGAGATTTTGAGGAATGAGTATATaaatgaaaagtgaaaaagaatGATGCGAGCATGCCCCACATGAGAGAGGTGGTAGGGCATTGAATCTATTGCAGGGATTTCCCGTGACAATATTTAAGTTTGAGCGGCCAATTTTCTTGCCATGGTattgtttttctttaaatatttttatctttttcttcccaaaaaaatgaaaagaaaatagaaaagtcgGGGTTTGATTTTTCTGATTTGTGATGGATTTCGGGTTTCTTCGTGGATGGGAGTATGTTTTTGCATGCAAGTTTCGTGGCTTAAGTGGAATTAGTATATCAATGACAATTTTTTAGGCATTCATATGAcatcatataaaatattaagtatgtccatccaaaataaaaattaagtacaAGTTAGAATGGCTACTTATATTAAATGAAAAGTGTGAATTGAGGAGACCCAATTGACCATCCAACTGTTTTTTGAACATTCTTTCAGGACAAGTAGGTTTCTTTTTCAACCagaaacaacaaaaacacaagAAAAATCAACTTCGCAAAAAACCAGAATATTCTCAACAAACATTTAACGTGAGGCCAAGGAGAGATGAGTTTCAATCGATTCAAGACGTTATCGTTGAACTAATTCGAGTCGGTAAGTGctctaaaaaaaaaggaaaattcatgTGCCATGAGGATATTAATTGAGAATATTCCCGATAAAAATTGCAAACCATATACAAATTTCTAGACAATCATTTCtagatattttatatatgtataatgtaTATAATTTCTTTGGGAAGAATTCTAAGAAAACCTGATATCTAGTACAGGAGAAAAACTCTAATGATCTTTTCTCGTGATAATATGGTGAGAAATGttcaaaccaaacaaaattATGACCCGCAACCTATGTGCTTAACGTGATATACCTTTTATTTGCTGGACTTATAATTAATGTGTAGTAAGGTGGATATCACCAAACAGTCCATCCACATGCATGCATATTCTTGAacgcaattattaattttttatcttctttttcaaattatgtTACATACTTTTTCAAttacttttgtttttattctctcaaatcaaactaaattaaaCATAATTTCGTTGCCAAgcggtattttttttttcatattattacTATGTGATAATAGTGAAAATTTTCCGGGTAATAATGTAAAGagatttaattaaatgaaCGATATCCTTTTTTTCGTGAGATTTGCAATAATTAATTACCTTCTTTGACGTTGAACCACCACCAAGGAATGTCTCCTCGAGACAAGGCTTTCCTTCTTACACATATTATTATCGTACCTTTTCTTTCCATCGGATTTGTCCGAGACAGCCTATTGGTTAATTTGGtaaattcctttttttctttttcttttttttgggtgaattggggggccggagcccaaggTTACTTTGGTATATTCAAAGGTGTGAATGTGATATGACCCCAATGCCACAATCCCAAACCAATAATCATGAAAAATGCActgatttattatattttttctttcacagaaaaaaaaatcaatgttaTTACTAAGTCAAGTTATTCTATAAACTTCAATTGTCAAGTTCGTTTTTCTGCTCTTCCAATCTAATCGGGATGGTAATAAcatgcataaaatcatattgaCCAGCTTCcgataaaatattttagtaagataataattatttcGAGCTAGAAAGAATAAATGTTTTTTGTACAGTGTATTATTTGCTCCTCACCATTGGACCAACTCCGCTCTCTCCTCTCTTACATGTGAAGTGGGTAGGAACTTGGAAGTATGCATGCAGATGCAGTCATGAAAGTAGTTAAATGAGTATGGGCCATGTTTCCCATCATATTGATTTCTTGTGGGGATTAAGAAATGACCCCGAACGCAATTACAATTAGATGGAGCCATCTATCTTTGCGAACGAACCCCGTGATACTGCAAGGGAATTCCTACGGATCGAGTAGTATGACTGTTGTTGAGGTAACCAACTCGACCGGAACTATAACTGTTTTGTCATATACAAAGGGCATATCGAAATGACGAAATTCCCCTCtagattttctttcctttatgCTACTTAGAGTTCCACAAAATGAATGGGTTTACAAGTGAACATAATATATAGGCTATAGCAAGTAccttgaaaatgaaaaggagaGTATAGCGCAATGGCTCATACACTTGTATGATAACTAAGAGATTCTAAATTCGATACTTGGTGGGACTGCTTGTGTCCCTTCATTgattattagaatttctattataTTGTACAAGTTATATGGGTGtctcttataaaaaaaaatactttgaaaatataagaaaataatttgtaaaaatacgtaaatttataataattattaataaatttattttatttttggagcAAGGATTTCAATGCTCTCAAAGTCTCTATCATTAGCTAGGCAGATGACAGGGTTTCATCCAATTTTCGACCGATTGGGTTGCCTTTATGGTCCTAAAATTGACATCGCAGGGTATCCCCTATCAGTAGCCCCAGCtaactttaattttctaatacAGTCTAGCGAGATCGGAATTAATCTTATCTCACCATGTTTTCGGGCTTCGAGTTTTGTATCATACGGATGTTAGGCAATTAATCATCGCCGATATGAGGAAGCCCTTTTGCAATGTCTCCGTAAGAATGAGGTGAAGCACAATTAATGGACACTTAAAATGTAGAAATCCCTCAGAATATGATCAGGCCTGAAATTACGAAACTATAATTCTTTAAAAGTTTTCAGAGATCAGGCAAAATTTCCAAACCGGAGGAGTAGATAAGATGTATTCGAGCCTCACCTCACGGTCCTCACCCCCGTTCAGCTCGACGTATTCTATGAATGTTCCTCCCAAACAAAAACCGGGCGGTGTTACAATTGCTCTTTTACACTCAACGTGACTTTGAAGGTTAGTAGGTTACTTTAATTACAAATTGATCTGTTAAGAAAAAACAAGCATGAACTACCTaccttattaattaattcattaatCTATTAGATAGGGACGCATATCTTTGTGGGGCTCTAGAATATAAATATGGAACCTCGTGTTATCTGAGGATGTAATCGCAGTACAAGGTAAAAGTAAAAAACGGGGcttcttaaaaaattaaggaaaaatttAATGCCACTCCGTATTATTGTGACATGCTTCTTAACTAAATCGTGACACGCTTAgtactttaatttaaatatttagtagTTTAGTTAAAGcgtttagtatttttattatttgtgaTGGATTATACAAAGTAATAAACACTTCAATTGTTGTACACGTAAAAAATTACTTGTATTAATcacgattattaaaaatattaaacactTGAGCTGAAATATTAAATGTTTAAACTGAAAGTACTAAACGTATCACAATGATATGAAGTTATGTTAACAAAAtccaaatattaaataaaaaagtgagAAAGACAACTCTGCCAACACAGTGTTTGACTAATTTTGTTGTCCAAAGTTAATTATTCAAGATATTGCCTTTTCGTAAATGCATTATTTTTCGAGCTCAGGGTTGCGATTTGGTAATTGTTCACTGGATGCAAGATGTACCAAGAATTAATGTTCTCGATAAACATGTCAACTTTACACGAAAATTACAAAATCGTGAATCTTCCAAATTGATTTGCGTAATGCAATTTGCATGGAGTGTCGACGGGCCAAGAACTTGTGAGGAGGCAGTATTTCTTTGATTTAGACAAATACTCACATATACACatgttttagaaaatacaataagtttcttattataaaggcttaatatataaatatgtatatatattcatgttttagaaaatacaaTAAGTTTGATATTATAAAAGCTTAATATGATATAAGTTATTATGCAAAATTAAAGATTATAAAATGCGTTATGTAGCAGACAGAATTCTCTTTAAATAGTTATCTGTAACAATGTGACTCACATGTCctatttttaaattcttttgtgTCGGATAACTTACATTGACCATTCAACATTCGAAGAGATTTTGAAACATATACAAATCAATTCAAATCGATTTATAAGGTGATGTAACATCAGACCTATACTTAAATTTCTGCtaaaaaatttagtatttgttCTAATCAGTTGCCATAGAATTGTGAAAACAGTATGCATATACTATTCGACAAACATTTCCATATGGTTTTCTTTCCTTTGCGATGCAGCTTTACGAAAAAGGAAGAATACACCCGGTCAATCTTAAACCGGCTCAACGGAACGAAATATAGGATCAATAAAATATAGCAATGCACTCGATCGAGATGATCTGATCTGAACCAGCATAATTGGAACTTCGACCGCCACAAAACTGAGGAACGGattgaaattaagaataaaagaTAAACGAATCGAATCCTCGAAACAAGCGACTGAATGAAGCATGTATAATATAGCTCTAGATGAGTAGCTTCTATTTTCCCCCTCCGAGACACAAAAAATTGATGATGATAACATGACTGAACTTTCTAGTTTTCTACAATCTATACAAATAGCCCCAGAGAGAATCACCACAATCATATACCTAATGTAATTTACAGTGGGAAGTTTGCCCCAAAATCGACAGACATTCCACGACTCCGACGCTCCAACATGTCCCCTGATCCACTAAAACCTAAGAAGAAAGAGGCTAAATAATGGATTCGGTTAGACTTAGTCATCATCTGATAAGCAAACGACTTCAGTAGTGTTGTTATTCCCCCTGCTTGGAGGCCGAACCTCAGGAGAACTCCCCGGGATAGTTGTTGGGATAGTTGCCGGGATAGTTACGTTCACTGGTGGCATTCGGAAGTTGTTGGGCTGCTGATTGGCAGCAGCCCAACTTACAATGTCCCTGAGCAGCTCGGTCTGGAACCCACGAGAGTTAATGGTGGCCATGGGCCCGATTGTGTAATCAGGTCGTTGGGCCCCGCCGGTCTGGGCCGTTCGAGGAGTTAAGTTAGACATGGGGGTTGATGGGTAGCCTGGTGGCGGGGTAGGGGTTGCTCCATGGGCAATGGCCGGTGAGGAAGTTCTCAAGGGCTGAAGGTGAGGAGCTGGGGCTCGTACCTCACGTGGAACTTGAATGTTTCCTGGAGAAGGAAATTGGCCAATGACAGGTGGTCTTGATGCACGCACAGGCGGGGCCGGGCTCATGGGCTGAAGGCCTCGCGGGTTGATTGCATGCGAGGTTGGTGTGCGCATGTTCTGAGGAAGTGCAGGAGAGGAGGGTCTGGGAATGAATGAGGGCGAGGCTTGTGGGTTCTGCTGTGGAGGCAAAGACAGCATCTGCTGTGCATAAGTTGCCACTGCTTCTGCAGGAAGGTGGAAACATAATGTGAATATTCCGATTCTAGAGCTGCACTATCATGTTCAAGGTAGCAATAACCgagaaaaagaacaaagagTAGCAATATTCTCTAATGACTTATAATCTCAAGCAACAGATAGTATCTTCCTAAACCACcacaaaatataataatagagaatgtattaatttcaaaagagATGCATTTTCTGCTTTAACTGTCTCTCGAGAGAAAATAGCTTTGAAAGGCATCTCCTCGTGGAAGAAAGGCCACTTTATGAGAAAATGATTTCGAGACAAGATCATCTCTATTGCCCCCGAGGATAAATGAAGTACAAGTGGATACAGGAAaagtaatataataattataaaaaaaaactctgcAGCGAAGAAAATGGAATACTACACAGGAGCCACTATGGAAATACATGCGTACCTTGCTGAACAGTGAGAGAACCAGAAGCCCTGAGATCTGAGCACTTGGAACGAAAGGCTTCAGCAAGAATCTTATTCATCAAAACCTTGTTCTGATACTCCTGCaattcattcttcttcaacaGATACTCCGCTTCTTTCTGCTGAATCTTCTCTTCGTACTTCATTCGAATCTGAGCAATCGCCACTTCAATCTCCTTCTCACAGTCAGCTTTCAACTTCAACTTCTGcagaagaaaaacaaaaatgtcAGGGCAACGGAAACAGGGAAGCCTGGCaagagaaattttaaaatggaCCAAAACAACTGACAGTGTCTTCGTGAATCTTGGCGGTGAGATCTGATTCTAGCCGTAATCTCTCCAACTCGTTCTGAAGTGGGTCAGGACACCTTGGGAGAGCCATCCTGGTGGCCCCCGAGAGAGAAGGTTGTGTACTATGAGAGCCAAACTCCAGTGGAACAAGAGGTGCAGTTGCCATTTGTAGGGCAGAGGGCATTGACGGTTGTGAGACATTTTGATTTAGAGCATCCCGAGCATTTAACCCCACTTCACTGCTGTTCACACGTGGCATTACATCAGCAGCTTGCAAATTTGGCGATCGACTAGGGACCTGCACGGCCGCCTCTGTGCCTGCTGCTTCAGTGTGGGGCGGATCAGATGGTTGAGCAGTGCTGGGATTAGGAAGCATATCATTGATCTGCTGCGAAGCATTTTCTTCGTGCAATCCATGGGGCATGGTAGGTTCCCCATTGGTTAAGCTCTGTAAGATTTAATAGTAGGAGTCTTAGCTCTTTGttgaataaattttcttacaGAAACCACAATAGGGACGGATAAGGgcttagaaaatttaattgtTAATTATGGCATTTCCTGTCGGATCTCAAGCAAACATGTGAAGCAAAGACCACCATACTTTACCTGATTTAATGGCATAGTCGCACCCTGAGAAAGGGGACCCACAAGCCGTCCTGATATATCCTGACAGTCTACTGATATAACATTATCTGTTAACACAGGAGAAATTCCAGCGTCACGATCCGGAGAGGTAGTCTCTGCTTCATTGCAGTCATCCTCAGAGGCAGTCTCCACTCCATTAGTAACTCCTCCAGGGGCCTCAGAGGCAGACCCATCAGGAACTTGTTCTGCTGCTAAAGGCAGCTGCAGCAGAGTTGGAGAGATACCTTCTGCTTCATTGCGATCATCTGCAGGGGCAATCTCCACTCCATCAGCAACAACTCCAGGGTCCTGGGGGGCAGACCCATCAGGTAGTTCTGCTGCTAAAGGCGGCTGCAGCACACTCTGAGAGGTACTTTCTGCTTCCTTGCAATCATCTGCCGGGGCAGTCTCCACTCCGTCAGCAACAACTCCAGGCGCCTCGGGGGCAGACCCTTCTGCAGGAACATCTGAAACATCTCCATTGGGCATGGTAGACGCTTCTTTTTGAGGGACCAAATCCTCAGACTGAGGAGTTACAGAGACGACATCGTCAGACTGAGGAATTAGAGAGGTGGTACGATCAGGAACATTTTCGGCATCTTCACAAATGCCCAAAGGAACCTCTCCATTCTGTACAGTTGAAGTTCCCTTAGCATTTAATCCCTGTGTACGCTCATATCGTGGCAGTGCTGTAACTGCTCCATTAGTAACATCCTCTTCCAATAAAGGATTCATAGAAACAGCATGTCCACGATCTTGTTCCAAACTTCCAGCCCTAGCACAATGCTCAAGAGCTGTACTCTTTCCTAAATCTTCATTCTCATTAGCTGTCTCGACACGTGTAATAGGAAGAGGTGCTTCTTCAAAGACTGCAGCAGCTTCAATAGGAACTGTTTGTTGAGCTTCTTCATCATTTGTCTGAAGAATTTCAACCTGATTCCCAGCTTCGGACACAGAATCTACAGAACCAATCTGATCCTGGTGCCTAATTCCATCAACTGAAGAGGCTTGCTTCtgcttaattttatttcttgcaGCAAGCTGGGCCTCTTCAAGCTGTTTAAGCCGTAAGTTCATCTGATTCTCACATTCATTAATCTTTCTTGCATACTCGGTTTCCAGTGCCTTGAGCTTTTCTACTCTTAGAGGACCATCGCGATGTAGCTGTGTTATAATGTAGGCCTCAACCCTCTGCTGACCCTCCAGAGCTCCCTTTTCTTTATTGAAACTCCTAAAAATAAGATTCCTTTCTTCCTCTTGCTCCCTGAGAAGCTCTGCCATCTGGTCTGAGAGCTCCCCCTGAATTTGCTGAATACTCATAGAGATATCTTTCTCTGCCAATGTAGGACTTGAAATTACATCCTTATCCGGGGTTTCCTGATTCAGAGGCCAGTCTTCAATCTCTACTTTCACATTATTGGGGTAAACTACTGCATGTTGAGACGAGTTTGTATTCGAGTGCTCCATCGGGATTTCATTCACTTTCTCAGGAGCTTTAGAGGCATCTACTGCCACTGAATTCTCTATGTGGCGAAGGAATGGTTTCTTCAGACCTCGTAAGATGGTGTATACACCTTCTGCCTCATCTTTGCTGCAACCGTAATTTAAATGCTCTTTTGCAAGGGCAAGAGATTCCTTGTGATCAATTTTCACCTTCACCAAGGAGGAGGCAGTCCAGCACTAAATTTTGTGCTGTATGTCAGTAAATGTGCAATTGACCATAACTGAAGACAGTATAATGAGGACAAAGAACATGGTTTGAAAGCTCAGGGAACTAAACAGCACGTACATATCTAATCTAAGATCGGCAGGAGCTAAGGGAGAGTACAATTACTCCAAGCATTATCTCCAaccaaattaataaaaaataaaaaataaaaaaatttactatgCTATTACTACATATCTTGATTCTACTGTGCCATGACAACGGTTTTCTGAGCCTTCATCTGGATGGAGGAAATTGGAGAAAAAATGGAGGGAGAGGAAATAAGGGGAGAAGGTGATAAAGGGAGTTGATAAAGGGAGGCGAAGAGAAGTAAAGTGTGATGCAAAGTTGCTGAGACTTAGGCATCTTATAGCTACTTCATGATGAATAGATGATGAGACAAAAAATTGTATAAGTGAAGAAGATACTAACCAAAGCTAACTGGAAGGCCTGTAAAATTGTGGCAGGTTCCTGATTGACAACACGGTTATTAATGACATAATCGAGAAAGGTGTAGACCATAATCTTGACTTCACCCTGCATATCAAAAGGAAATGATGTATCAGCAAACCAAGACGAATGATCATGCTCAGTAACTCTATAAAACGAACCCTAATTAGAGAAGAGTCGGACCTCCAAACTTAAAGCTTCGCAAAGTTTCGAAATTTGTGGCTTCAGAATGAGATGGAGACTCCTCTGTGCATTGCGAAGTGTTCTTCTTTCATCAGATCCATCTATATTACCCTCAGGTGCGACTGCAACACCCATTCCCTGAGAAGATAACTGAACAGGGCCAGAAGCTGCTGCAAAAGATATACTGAAAGTCTTAGATATCTTGTGAACAAAAGTCTATTCCTCTGGACCAAGAGATACCAACAAAAATCCAGccaaagaataattaaaatttactaTTATGCAGTCCCTGACCTTCCTTTTCAGCACTAGCTGATTTCCCATCGTCTTTCCCTTGTTTCTTAGAGGATACATCAACATTGTTCTCACATAACTTCCTGCGCTTCTTCACGACCTCATCGCTGTTCTCTTGCTCGGCATATTTACTTCCATTCATTTGAACTCTTTTCCGGTTCCTCTGCTGTGAGACGGAAGAATATTTCCAAGCAGGAGTTTTTCCCTCCAGCAACTGAGTCCAGAACAGGTGGGGCAACTCTTCACCAGGACACTGGATTTTTGACTCACCAAGCAATGCTATTTCCTTGCTGTAGTAAGTTTGTGAACCCTGCTGGGCTCTTGAAACGAGGAAAAGAGAGCTGCTCTGAGTTCTGCTTCTGTTTTCATCATTCACTGGTAGGATAGATAGAAGCTCCTGCAGAACTTTCTCGGGGTGATACTGATCAGCTAATGTGCAGGAAGATGGTCTATGGCCTAGatgaaattctttcaatttatCAAAGAGGTGCTTTGCTCCCCACATGAGCAAAGAGTGGCCAATGATAGGATTTACAGTCTGTATCATTCCACAGTCACCATTTTTGGCGTTTATTAACACCTTTTCTTCGACAGTGCAACTTGTGTAAAAGCGAAATAATTTAATCTGTTCAAACTGGGATTCCAATTGTACTTTCTGCAAGTTTCGTATATCATTTGCAGGGTTCCAATCACTCCCAAATACAATGATCGAGTCAACTGACAGCAGTTTGATGCTCGGAAGACAGGCCCGGGCTTCTAGCAAAAATACAAACCTCCCCGAGTCCTTCTTGTTGTAGTTGTTCATAGCAGCTACCTTCTTATGACGGGGAACATCCCCATCAATACGCTCATAAGAATCTGGACCAAATCTTTGCCGCAAGAAGTCGTCCAGTATATCACCGATTGATATATAGTCTCTTCCAGAGCTGCCAATAGACTGTAAACATTTTTTGCGAAGCATTAAATGGTGTTTATAATAAAATGCTTACTGTGTAGAAGACAAGGAATATAGACAACATAAAATGTATTATAGCTTTtattaagtaattaaaaaaaatgctttGATCAGCAGACTAAATTTTTAAAGTTGGCAATCGTCGCATATTATTCACTGTGTgataattcaaaataatataatcatattAGGTACTGAGGGTAAACTGACTGTAGTCTTCTATTCGCTTAAATGCATGCATGATTACATTACATAACCAAAACTAACAATTCAATATTTGGATACTGGACCACCTGCTTCTGTGTTGATATCCTTGTTTTGAcagaatgatactttgagaggaattatatataagtagGATAATTGGTGAAATACTCAATAACCTCACCTGGAACATTATGATTACCCTCAAACCTCGACTCTGCAATTCAGAAAGCAACTTGTCCAGAAGTTGTAGCTTCCCGCTAGCTTGTATTCCAACATCCAAGTACTGAGACACTTGAAGGTCTTTAATAAGCAACTTCTGAAGCGACGCATCCACGAGGTAAGGATGATCACAACACTGTGGGgagggggggtgggggggacAAATACAACCATACAAACTATTTAATAAACTaaagaaatgaagaaagaCAAGAAAATGTGCAATCGATGGGCCAGTTAAGCAAATAAACCTTCCGAGAAGCATAAAGTATATCACGTAGAGCACCAACTAGATCTGTCTTTGAAGATGAACGGAGTGGAAGGGAGTTTGAAAGAAGCGTAGCACAATATTGTTCTAGCTGGACATTTGA from Punica granatum isolate Tunisia-2019 chromosome 3, ASM765513v2, whole genome shotgun sequence includes:
- the LOC116198680 gene encoding helicase protein MOM1 isoform X2 codes for the protein MASNTRMTHKITEEDTRGRRSSARLASASVLAVADSSGLRRSTRETFSKKTVTPEHPTARKSERLEKQTPPPSSPPSVTRSSVKKRLVQQSPLRRSERCKKQRPSLSLSGSKSSGKNSATSVSHTEKKDEDMKENSMKKLSQRAKEVVKIESDESESTQTKKERMDAHAYRALFQKQEKKVKRSGNVHHSTLKIDVDGQSRTIVLAMGNPKACPIHYEELSRSRNLSAQDCVNSGSQSSKEFDALGNCQVNSSRIREKLNSAEQLDNPENECNLDSSVRHDVQSLPSPRQGLVDTTNGMTRIEESTIKEVLPGRVDSPRNGTPPGGDNCADVGPEVVLDASTAVNCKDNTATPSRSRLTKNVSVEESGLNLKRKSGELEGGLNLKVGKDVTKNDRQSDHQSEVRANGDNNNCFICKLGGFLLCCDGKDCERSFHLSCLIPPLKDVPLGIWYCPACVRKRMEFGVHSISKGVEAIFDVREVEVSDANGWQAQRQFFVKYKGLAHVHNRWVPEAELLIESPSAIARFDKRSQSVKWKPQWAVPHRLLEKRLETFRQRDEVSTAEIANCRYQWLVKWWCLGYEHATWELEDEPFFNSSEAENLIKDYEAEHDRTERPPVLGIDELQERKNKSMSKLSKLPDGISSGSDGNCLDVVNRLRELWLKSHNAIIIDDQEYMLKVISFITSLQLDACHPFLIISSSNSLNLWDVEFFRLARSTNLVVYNGDKELRKSIRNLEFPEKGGATMFQVLISAPRAVAEDMDMLKNIEWEAIIVDECQRSGIARHFEEIKMLKTEMRLLLCTGPLKETFSEYCGLLSFLEHESGWRTGNGVGASSDDAMLKLKERLSRFIVSGSKVEFSRFLEYWVPVQLSNVQLEQYCATLLSNSLPLRSSSKTDLVGALRDILYASRKCCDHPYLVDASLQKLLIKDLQVSQYLDVGIQASGKLQLLDKLLSELQSRGLRVIIMFQSIGSSGRDYISIGDILDDFLRQRFGPDSYERIDGDVPRHKKVAAMNNYNKKDSGRFVFLLEARACLPSIKLLSVDSIIVFGSDWNPANDIRNLQKVQLESQFEQIKLFRFYTSCTVEEKVLINAKNGDCGMIQTVNPIIGHSLLMWGAKHLFDKLKEFHLGHRPSSCTLADQYHPEKVLQELLSILPVNDENRSRTQSSSLFLVSRAQQGSQTYYSKEIALLGESKIQCPGEELPHLFWTQLLEGKTPAWKYSSVSQQRNRKRVQMNGSKYAEQENSDEVVKKRRKLCENNVDVSSKKQGKDDGKSASAEKEASGPVQLSSQGMGVAVAPEGNIDGSDERRTLRNAQRSLHLILKPQISKLCEALSLEGEVKIMVYTFLDYVINNRVVNQEPATILQAFQLALCWTASSLVKVKIDHKESLALAKEHLNYGCSKDEAEGVYTILRGLKKPFLRHIENSVAVDASKAPEKVNEIPMEHSNTNSSQHAVVYPNNVKVEIEDWPLNQETPDKDVISSPTLAEKDISMSIQQIQGELSDQMAELLREQEEERNLIFRSFNKEKGALEGQQRVEAYIITQLHRDGPLRVEKLKALETEYARKINECENQMNLRLKQLEEAQLAARNKIKQKQASSVDGIRHQDQIGSVDSVSEAGNQVEILQTNDEEAQQTVPIEAAAVFEEAPLPITRVETANENEDLGKSTALEHCARAGSLEQDRGHAVSMNPLLEEDVTNGAVTALPRYERTQGLNAKGTSTVQNGEVPLGICEDAENVPDRTTSLIPQSDDVVSVTPQSEDLVPQKEASTMPNGDVSDVPAEGSAPEAPGVVADGVETAPADDCKEAESTSQSVLQPPLAAELPDGSAPQDPGVVADGVEIAPADDRNEAEGISPTLLQLPLAAEQVPDGSASEAPGGVTNGVETASEDDCNEAETTSPDRDAGISPVLTDNVISVDCQDISGRLVGPLSQGATMPLNQSLTNGEPTMPHGLHEENASQQINDMLPNPSTAQPSDPPHTEAAGTEAAVQVPSRSPNLQAADVMPRVNSSEVGLNARDALNQNVSQPSMPSALQMATAPLVPLEFGSHSTQPSLSGATRMALPRCPDPLQNELERLRLESDLTAKIHEDTKLKLKADCEKEIEVAIAQIRMKYEEKIQQKEAEYLLKKNELQEYQNKVLMNKILAEAFRSKCSDLRASGSLTVQQEAVATYAQQMLSLPPQQNPQASPSFIPRPSSPALPQNMRTPTSHAINPRGLQPMSPAPPVRASRPPVIGQFPSPGNIQVPREVRAPAPHLQPLRTSSPAIAHGATPTPPPGYPSTPMSNLTPRTAQTGGAQRPDYTIGPMATINSRGFQTELLRDIVSWAAANQQPNNFRMPPVNVTIPATIPTTIPGSSPEVRPPSRGNNNTTEVVCLSDDD